From one Nocardioides sp. Kera G14 genomic stretch:
- a CDS encoding ABC transporter permease, with product MSIATLGETATRPGATPGRGAAPAAARSSARARLVSFAQKLGALVVVLAVWTWFAKGPGSSAGFPTPLLTLQTAFDLVPTSDFWGAVVSTVITAVSGFLISVIVGIPLGFLIGSSRRTMLSTNFLVDFGRTIPGTAVIPILLLEFGNTRTMAIGLVVFGAVWPLIIQATYAVQQASSQLRQVAKAFRLSPVERFRFVFAPSSLPFLMTGLRIAATVSLILAVTAEYFGQTGGIGLALFRMYEAHAPEKLFVYMFAAALLGVLLNILLVTVQRRALWWHPSERDKVRR from the coding sequence GTGAGTATCGCCACCCTCGGCGAGACCGCCACCCGGCCGGGAGCCACTCCCGGCCGGGGGGCGGCCCCCGCCGCGGCCCGCTCCAGCGCACGGGCCCGGCTGGTGTCCTTCGCCCAGAAGCTCGGCGCTCTGGTCGTCGTCCTCGCGGTGTGGACGTGGTTCGCGAAGGGACCGGGCTCGAGCGCCGGCTTCCCGACGCCGCTCCTCACCCTGCAGACCGCGTTCGACCTGGTGCCGACCAGTGACTTCTGGGGCGCCGTGGTCAGCACCGTCATCACTGCGGTCTCCGGATTCCTGATCTCTGTGATCGTCGGGATCCCACTCGGCTTCCTGATCGGGTCGAGCCGCCGCACGATGCTCAGCACCAACTTCCTCGTCGACTTCGGCCGCACGATCCCCGGCACCGCGGTGATCCCGATCCTGCTGCTCGAGTTCGGCAACACCCGGACCATGGCGATCGGCCTGGTCGTCTTCGGTGCGGTCTGGCCGCTCATCATCCAGGCGACGTACGCCGTGCAGCAGGCCAGCTCCCAGCTGCGGCAGGTCGCGAAGGCGTTCCGGCTCAGCCCGGTCGAGCGGTTCCGCTTCGTCTTCGCGCCCTCGTCGCTGCCGTTCCTCATGACCGGCCTGCGCATCGCCGCGACCGTCAGTCTGATCCTCGCGGTGACCGCCGAGTACTTCGGGCAGACCGGCGGCATCGGCCTCGCGCTCTTCCGCATGTACGAGGCGCACGCGCCCGAGAAGCTCTTCGTCTACATGTTCGCCGCCGCGCTCCTCGGTGTGCTGCTGAACA